Below is a window of Enterococcus gilvus ATCC BAA-350 DNA.
AGTGGGTCATTGATTTTACAACGAACATTGTTGGTGACAACATGCCTCGTAAAGAAGTCAGAAATTTTAGTTTGTTCTCATTTACGTTGTTCTTATTTATTTTTGTAGCAAACCAAATCGGACTCGTCACGAAGATCGTCACTGGAGACAATGTGACGTTTTGGAAGAGTCCAACTGCAAACCCCTTTGTAACGATGGGATTGGCATTACTCGTATTGGTCCTAGCAAATTATCTGGGTACAGAAAAACTCGGGTTTGGTGGTTACGTGAAAAATTCTTTCTTTACACCGACAGGATTATTTCCTATTAAGTTGATGGAAGAATTTACAAATGTTATCACGTTAGGGCTACGTCTTTACGGGAACGTTTTTGCCGGTGAAGTATTGCTTTCACTCATTGCAAGTATGGTCACAAGCGCCGGATGGTGGACATTGCCGTTCGCTATTCCACTTGAAATGATTTGGATCGCATTCTCACTATTTATTGGTAGTATCCAAGCATTTGTTTTCACCACT
It encodes the following:
- the atpB gene encoding F0F1 ATP synthase subunit A; amino-acid sequence: MDEKSWFFHIGPIWFDGTVTTMIIVTCVIVFFLVYAFTRNLSLKPKGKQNAIEWVIDFTTNIVGDNMPRKEVRNFSLFSFTLFLFIFVANQIGLVTKIVTGDNVTFWKSPTANPFVTMGLALLVLVLANYLGTEKLGFGGYVKNSFFTPTGLFPIKLMEEFTNVITLGLRLYGNVFAGEVLLSLIASMVTSAGWWTLPFAIPLEMIWIAFSLFIGSIQAFVFTTLSMVYISHKIEVE